A genomic window from Chitinophaga pollutisoli includes:
- the rpsJ gene encoding 30S ribosomal protein S10 has protein sequence MSQRIRIKLKSYDHNLVDKSAEKIVKTVRNTGAVVTGPIPLPTEKKIFTVLRSPHVNKKAREQFQLCTHKRLLDIYTSSSRTVDALSKLDLPSGVEVEIKA, from the coding sequence ATGTCTCAGAGAATTAGAATCAAGCTGAAGTCCTACGATCACAACCTGGTAGACAAATCTGCCGAGAAGATCGTTAAAACCGTTCGCAACACGGGCGCCGTGGTAACAGGTCCTATTCCTTTACCGACCGAGAAGAAAATCTTTACGGTGCTGCGTTCTCCGCACGTGAACAAGAAAGCGCGTGAGCAATTCCAGCTGTGCACCCACAAGCGCCTGTTGGATATTTACACGTCTTCTTCCAGAACCGTAGATGCGCTGAGCAAGCTGGATCTGCCTTCTGGTGTTGAAGTGGAGATCAAGGCGTAG
- the rplC gene encoding 50S ribosomal protein L3, whose translation MKGIIGKKIGMTSIFEANGKQTAVTIIEAGPCVVTQVKSQDTDGYNAVQVAFGEKKAKNTTKAEQNHFAKAQTSPKRYVTEFRNPDAAVAKALGETLTCDIFAEGEVIDVVGTSKGKGFQGVVRRHGFSGVGEKTHGQHDRQRAPGSVGGSSYPSRVFKGMRMAGQMGAERVKVKGLKIVKIFAEKNYILVSGSVPGHNGSIVLIQK comes from the coding sequence ATGAAAGGTATTATTGGTAAAAAGATTGGCATGACCAGCATCTTCGAGGCCAACGGCAAACAGACCGCCGTTACCATCATCGAGGCCGGTCCCTGCGTGGTTACCCAGGTGAAATCCCAAGACACTGACGGGTACAACGCTGTTCAGGTTGCATTTGGCGAAAAGAAAGCCAAAAACACTACAAAAGCTGAACAAAACCACTTCGCGAAAGCACAAACCTCCCCTAAACGTTACGTTACTGAGTTCCGCAATCCGGATGCTGCCGTGGCTAAAGCCCTCGGAGAGACACTCACCTGCGATATTTTCGCTGAAGGTGAGGTTATCGACGTTGTGGGTACTTCCAAAGGTAAAGGTTTCCAGGGTGTTGTAAGACGCCATGGTTTCTCTGGTGTGGGTGAAAAAACGCACGGTCAGCACGACCGTCAGCGCGCTCCGGGTTCCGTGGGTGGTTCCTCTTATCCTTCCCGCGTATTCAAAGGTATGCGCATGGCGGGCCAGATGGGTGCTGAACGCGTGAAAGTGAAAGGGCTGAAGATCGTTAAGATTTTCGCTGAGAAAAATTATATCCTGGTAAGTGGTTCCGTTCCCGGCCACAATGGTTCAATCGTTTTAATCCAGAAGTAA
- the fusA gene encoding elongation factor G — MADLRFQRNFGIAAHIDAGKTTTTERILYYTGKTHKIGEVHEGAATMDWMAQEQERGITITSAATTCFWNFPTNQGQNLPDTKQYKFNIIDTPGHVDFTVEVERSLRVLDGLVALFCAVSGVEPQSETVWRQANKYRVPRIGFVNKMDRSGADFLNVVKQVKEMLGANPVPLTLPIGAEDHFKGVVDLITMKGIIWDEAGKGATYQEIDIPADMKEEAEEWRAKLVEAVAEYDDTLMEKFFEDPNSISETEIHEAIRKATIDMAIIPMMCGSSFKNKGVQKMLDGVCRYLPSPMDVEAVTGTNPDNGEEITRAPSAKEPFAALAFKIATDPFVGRLAFFRVYSGHLDAGSYVLNTRTGKNERISRIMQMHANKQNPIDFIEAGDIGAAVGFKDIKTGDTLCAENHPIVLESMSFPEPVIHIAIEPKTQADVDKMGMAIAKLVEEDPTLKAKTDEETGQTVLSGMGELHLEIIVDRMRREFKVEVNQGAPQVAYKEAFTQKIEHREVFKKQTGGRGKFADIQVEIGPADAEWLKENDGKSFQFVNDIFGGSIPKEFIPAIQKGFEQSMNNGVLANFPLTSLKIRLFDGSFHAVDSDAMSFELCAKSAFREAGRKAKPVLLEPIMKVEVTTPDQYMGDVTGDLNRRRGMLEGMESRNGAQVIKAKVPLSEMFGYVTQLRSLSSGRATSIMEFSHYNPAPNNIAEEVVAKVKGKVNA, encoded by the coding sequence ATGGCAGACTTAAGATTTCAAAGAAACTTTGGTATTGCGGCGCACATCGATGCCGGTAAGACCACTACCACAGAGCGTATCCTGTACTACACAGGCAAGACGCACAAAATCGGTGAGGTTCACGAAGGAGCCGCTACCATGGACTGGATGGCCCAGGAGCAGGAGAGAGGTATTACCATTACATCTGCTGCTACCACTTGTTTCTGGAATTTCCCTACCAACCAGGGTCAGAACTTGCCGGATACCAAACAGTATAAATTCAACATTATTGATACACCGGGCCACGTGGACTTCACTGTGGAAGTAGAGCGCTCCCTGCGCGTACTCGACGGTCTGGTAGCCCTGTTCTGCGCCGTATCCGGTGTGGAGCCCCAATCCGAAACGGTTTGGCGCCAGGCTAACAAGTACCGCGTTCCCCGTATCGGTTTCGTTAACAAAATGGACCGTTCCGGTGCAGACTTCCTGAACGTGGTGAAACAAGTGAAGGAGATGCTGGGTGCAAACCCCGTTCCCCTGACCCTGCCCATCGGCGCTGAAGATCACTTCAAAGGCGTGGTGGACCTGATCACCATGAAAGGTATCATCTGGGACGAAGCCGGTAAAGGTGCCACCTACCAGGAAATCGACATCCCCGCTGATATGAAGGAGGAAGCGGAAGAATGGAGAGCTAAACTCGTAGAAGCAGTTGCTGAATACGACGATACCCTCATGGAGAAGTTCTTCGAAGATCCCAACTCCATCTCCGAAACTGAAATCCACGAAGCGATCCGCAAAGCCACCATCGACATGGCTATCATCCCCATGATGTGCGGTTCTTCCTTCAAAAACAAAGGTGTGCAGAAAATGCTGGACGGCGTTTGCCGTTACCTGCCCTCTCCCATGGACGTTGAAGCTGTAACCGGTACCAACCCCGACAATGGCGAGGAAATCACCCGCGCCCCTTCGGCTAAAGAACCCTTCGCTGCCCTGGCGTTCAAGATCGCTACCGATCCCTTCGTAGGCCGCCTGGCGTTCTTCCGGGTTTACTCGGGCCATCTGGACGCAGGTTCTTATGTGCTCAACACCCGCACCGGCAAAAACGAGCGTATCAGCCGTATCATGCAGATGCACGCCAACAAGCAGAACCCGATCGACTTCATCGAAGCCGGCGATATCGGTGCTGCTGTAGGTTTTAAAGATATCAAAACCGGTGACACCCTCTGCGCGGAAAACCATCCGATCGTTCTCGAATCGATGTCTTTCCCCGAGCCCGTAATCCACATCGCCATCGAGCCTAAAACGCAGGCCGACGTTGATAAAATGGGTATGGCTATCGCTAAACTGGTGGAAGAAGATCCTACCCTGAAAGCGAAAACCGACGAAGAAACCGGCCAAACCGTATTGAGCGGTATGGGCGAGCTTCACCTCGAAATCATCGTTGACCGTATGCGTCGCGAATTCAAGGTAGAAGTTAACCAGGGCGCTCCCCAGGTGGCTTACAAAGAAGCGTTCACCCAGAAAATTGAACACCGCGAAGTGTTCAAGAAACAAACCGGTGGTCGTGGTAAATTCGCCGACATCCAGGTGGAAATCGGCCCTGCGGACGCAGAATGGCTGAAAGAAAACGACGGCAAATCCTTCCAGTTCGTGAATGATATCTTCGGTGGTTCCATCCCCAAAGAATTCATTCCGGCAATTCAGAAAGGTTTCGAGCAATCCATGAACAATGGCGTTCTCGCTAACTTCCCCCTGACTTCCCTGAAGATTCGCCTGTTCGACGGTTCTTTCCACGCGGTGGACTCCGACGCAATGTCCTTCGAACTTTGCGCCAAATCCGCCTTCCGTGAAGCCGGCCGTAAAGCGAAACCGGTGCTGCTGGAACCCATCATGAAAGTGGAAGTAACCACCCCCGACCAGTACATGGGCGACGTAACAGGTGACCTCAACCGTCGTCGTGGTATGCTGGAAGGTATGGAATCCCGCAACGGAGCACAGGTAATCAAGGCGAAAGTGCCCCTGAGCGAAATGTTCGGTTATGTAACCCAACTCCGCTCCCTGTCTTCCGGCCGTGCAACTTCCATCATGGAGTTCTCTCACTACAACCCCGCACCGAACAACATCGCCGAAGAGGTGGTAGCCAAGGTAAAGGGCAAAGTGAACGCCTGA
- a CDS encoding T9SS type A sorting domain-containing protein, with translation MKTISTQHLLLAMFLAISWLPARSQLVLVRHVTSTSGGSGIVGGIHFDYTIGEAAISPLSAGPILLTQGFQQPEILPPLIPGGMPVLDFSLFPNPALTTFKIQFSLLTNANVSFLLMNTAGQVIYQDVRDYAPGKVVIPTSVDKLAAGIYTVILKVNQFTFTEKLIVQ, from the coding sequence ATGAAGACAATTTCTACCCAACACCTTTTATTGGCCATGTTCCTGGCCATCTCGTGGCTGCCTGCCCGGTCGCAACTCGTGCTGGTCAGGCACGTGACTTCCACTTCCGGCGGATCAGGCATCGTTGGCGGTATCCATTTCGACTATACCATCGGAGAAGCCGCCATCTCCCCTCTGTCCGCAGGGCCCATCCTCCTTACACAGGGATTCCAGCAGCCAGAGATCCTGCCGCCGCTTATACCCGGCGGCATGCCCGTGCTCGACTTCTCCCTGTTTCCAAACCCGGCACTGACCACCTTCAAGATCCAGTTCAGCCTCCTCACCAACGCCAATGTCTCCTTCCTGCTCATGAACACCGCAGGACAGGTCATTTACCAGGATGTAAGGGATTATGCGCCTGGAAAGGTCGTCATTCCCACGTCCGTCGACAAGCTCGCGGCGGGGATTTACACGGTTATCCTGAAGGTCAACCAGTTCACCTTCACCGAAAAACTTATTGTTCAATAG
- the rpsS gene encoding 30S ribosomal protein S19 has protein sequence MGRSIKKGPYVDIKLENKVLKQNEGTKRTVIKTWSRRSTITPDFVGHTFAVHNGNKFIPVYVTEFMVGHKLGEFAPTRNFKGHANKKM, from the coding sequence ATGGGTCGTTCCATTAAAAAAGGTCCTTACGTAGACATTAAATTAGAAAACAAGGTTCTGAAACAGAACGAAGGCACCAAACGCACGGTGATCAAAACCTGGAGCCGCCGTTCTACGATTACGCCTGACTTCGTGGGTCACACTTTTGCCGTTCACAATGGCAACAAGTTCATCCCTGTTTACGTAACAGAGTTCATGGTAGGTCACAAGCTCGGTGAGTTCGCTCCTACCCGTAACTTCAAAGGGCACGCCAACAAGAAAATGTAG
- a CDS encoding T9SS type A sorting domain-containing protein produces the protein MPVLDFSLFPNPALTTFKIQFSLLTNANVSFLLMNTAGQVIYQDVRDYAPGKVVIPTSVDKLAAGIYTVILKVNQFTFTEKLIVQ, from the coding sequence ATGCCCGTGCTCGACTTCTCCCTGTTTCCAAACCCGGCACTGACCACCTTCAAGATCCAGTTCAGCCTCCTCACCAACGCCAATGTCTCCTTCCTGCTCATGAACACCGCAGGACAGGTCATTTACCAGGATGTAAGGGATTATGCGCCTGGAAAGGTCGTCATTCCCACGTCCGTCGACAAGCTCGCGGCGGGGATTTACACGGTTATCCTGAAGGTCAACCAGTTCACCTTCACCGAAAAACTTATTGTTCAATAG
- the rplD gene encoding 50S ribosomal protein L4, with the protein MQIDILNIEGKKTGRTIELPEEIFGVEPNNHVIYLAVKQYLAAQRQGTHKVKTRAEVKGASRKLHKQKGTGGSRKGNIRNPLYKGGGTIFGPKPHSYDIKLNRKVKDLAKISALSVKAKENSIIIVEDLKLDAPKTKQFKSILSNLNINVEGKKTLVVLPEYNDNVYLSLRNIPTVDSTVLSDVNTYEIMNSNFLVLTESAAKIFAEDETVVEA; encoded by the coding sequence ATGCAGATCGATATTTTAAATATAGAAGGTAAGAAAACCGGTCGTACCATTGAGCTTCCCGAGGAGATCTTTGGCGTTGAGCCGAACAATCACGTGATTTACCTCGCCGTGAAACAATACCTCGCCGCACAGCGTCAGGGTACCCACAAGGTTAAGACCCGTGCCGAAGTAAAAGGTGCTTCCCGCAAGCTGCACAAGCAGAAAGGCACCGGCGGTTCCCGTAAAGGTAACATCCGTAACCCGCTGTATAAAGGTGGTGGTACCATCTTCGGTCCCAAACCGCACAGCTACGACATCAAACTGAACCGCAAGGTGAAGGATCTGGCGAAAATCTCCGCCCTGTCCGTAAAAGCGAAAGAGAACTCCATCATCATCGTGGAAGACCTGAAGCTGGACGCTCCCAAAACCAAACAGTTCAAGAGCATCCTCTCCAACCTGAACATCAATGTTGAAGGCAAGAAAACCCTGGTGGTGCTGCCCGAGTACAACGATAACGTATACCTGTCACTGCGCAACATCCCCACCGTGGATTCCACCGTGCTGAGCGACGTGAACACTTACGAAATCATGAACTCCAACTTCCTGGTGTTGACGGAGAGCGCAGCCAAAATCTTCGCTGAAGACGAGACTGTGGTAGAAGCTTAA
- the rplV gene encoding 50S ribosomal protein L22: protein MEAVAKLNNNPTSTRKMRLLADLIRGLDVEKALNILKFHPKHPSTPLEKLLLSAVANWKVKNEGARVEDANLYVKTIFVDGGRMLKRMRPAPQGRGYRIRKRSNHVTLAVDSRPVQQG, encoded by the coding sequence ATGGAAGCAGTAGCTAAGCTGAACAATAATCCTACCTCCACCCGCAAAATGCGTTTGCTTGCAGACCTGATCCGCGGCCTGGATGTAGAGAAAGCTTTGAATATTTTGAAATTCCATCCCAAACACCCGAGCACTCCGCTGGAGAAACTGTTGCTCTCCGCTGTGGCTAACTGGAAAGTGAAGAATGAAGGAGCACGGGTAGAAGATGCTAACCTGTACGTAAAAACGATCTTCGTTGACGGCGGCCGCATGCTGAAAAGAATGCGCCCTGCTCCCCAGGGAAGAGGGTACCGTATCCGCAAACGCAGCAACCACGTAACACTGGCTGTTGATAGCCGTCCGGTTCAACAAGGTTAA
- a CDS encoding PQQ-dependent sugar dehydrogenase, protein MKTTFPALLLLLLITATGGCGKKNTPTPGNPDLPEDPDWPTDKVREVVNAGINRPWEILWGPDNFIWMTERGGRISRVNPKTGEVLPLLTLPDIVSNGEGGLLGMALHPDFNNSPFVFVVYNYGTPYREKVVRYEYRNNALSAARVIIDNIPAAGIHNGSRLQFGPDGLLYITTGDAADADAAQDPASLSGKILRLRPDGAIPADNPVAGSPLWSLGHRNPQGLVFVGNTLYASEHGANTEDEVNIIEKHRNYGWPNVQGPCNGGEQTFCDANNVKPPIWSTGDGTFALCGLDFYNHDRIPGWKNSLLLVSLKNATLYQLKLSSNGQSVASTASWFTNRYGRLRDVCVSPYGRVYICTDASPGRIIEINNPN, encoded by the coding sequence ATGAAAACAACATTCCCCGCCCTGTTGCTCCTCCTGCTGATCACCGCCACCGGCGGCTGCGGCAAAAAGAATACCCCCACGCCCGGCAACCCCGATCTACCCGAAGATCCCGACTGGCCGACAGATAAAGTCCGGGAAGTGGTGAATGCCGGCATCAACCGCCCCTGGGAAATCCTCTGGGGCCCCGACAATTTCATCTGGATGACGGAACGCGGCGGCCGCATCAGCCGCGTGAACCCCAAAACAGGAGAAGTGCTCCCGCTGCTGACGCTCCCGGATATCGTCTCCAACGGTGAAGGCGGCCTCCTCGGCATGGCGCTCCACCCCGACTTCAACAATTCCCCCTTCGTATTCGTGGTCTACAATTACGGCACGCCTTACCGCGAAAAAGTGGTCCGCTATGAATACCGCAACAACGCCCTGTCCGCTGCCCGCGTTATTATTGACAATATCCCCGCCGCGGGCATCCATAACGGATCGCGCCTGCAGTTCGGGCCCGACGGGTTGCTCTACATTACCACCGGAGACGCCGCGGATGCAGATGCAGCGCAGGATCCCGCGTCTTTAAGCGGGAAAATCCTCCGGCTCCGGCCCGATGGCGCCATTCCCGCCGATAACCCCGTGGCAGGCAGCCCGCTCTGGAGCCTGGGGCACCGCAACCCGCAGGGACTGGTTTTCGTGGGCAACACGCTCTATGCTTCCGAGCACGGCGCCAATACGGAAGACGAAGTCAATATCATCGAGAAACACCGGAATTACGGCTGGCCGAACGTCCAGGGGCCCTGCAACGGCGGGGAACAGACTTTCTGCGACGCGAACAACGTCAAACCGCCGATATGGTCTACCGGAGACGGCACCTTCGCGCTCTGCGGACTGGATTTCTATAACCACGACCGGATCCCGGGCTGGAAGAACTCCCTACTGCTGGTGAGCCTCAAAAACGCAACGCTTTACCAGCTGAAACTTTCGTCCAACGGGCAAAGCGTTGCTTCCACAGCGAGCTGGTTCACCAACCGCTACGGCCGGCTCAGGGATGTTTGCGTATCGCCCTACGGCCGCGTATACATCTGTACAGACGCGAGCCCCGGCCGCATCATCGAGATCAATAATCCTAATTAG
- the rplW gene encoding 50S ribosomal protein L23 — translation MKLSDVLIKPVITEKVNKATEKFNRFYFIVDKKANKLEIKKAVEDFYGVSVAEVNTMVMPGKNKTRFTKAGFISGRKPSFKKAVVTLAEGESIDLYANI, via the coding sequence ATGAAACTGTCTGATGTTTTAATCAAACCGGTGATCACGGAGAAGGTAAACAAGGCGACTGAGAAGTTCAACCGCTTCTACTTCATTGTTGACAAGAAAGCCAACAAACTGGAGATCAAGAAAGCAGTAGAGGATTTCTACGGTGTGTCGGTAGCAGAAGTGAACACCATGGTAATGCCCGGGAAAAACAAGACCCGTTTTACCAAAGCCGGTTTTATCTCCGGCCGCAAGCCTTCTTTCAAGAAAGCAGTGGTGACGCTGGCAGAAGGAGAATCCATCGATCTGTATGCTAACATATAA
- a CDS encoding energy transducer TonB, protein MHLRLLILFFSLSQTIFAQSYPEDSAAARQAEFDAFQADELPQFPGGPENMAIWINANLKIPYIPLRNDTTVTVHVDFLVEADGRITHFTIRQPGFRSLDKAVIDLFVIMPLWRPAYLADRPIPLRLHLPLNLHLGNTLRKPYDVPTPEVSNMPTFNGGGKALAYHIRKNLRYPKEARAAGISGIITVEFTVLSNGAVANPFTTGDAIGYGLEEEAIRIVEKMPRWIPAILDGKPATAKHKILIRFELPQPANEKGAGNSVN, encoded by the coding sequence ATGCACCTCCGCCTCCTCATACTATTTTTTTCCCTCTCCCAAACAATTTTTGCCCAATCCTACCCGGAAGACTCCGCCGCCGCCCGCCAGGCCGAATTCGACGCCTTCCAGGCCGATGAGCTCCCCCAGTTCCCCGGCGGCCCCGAAAACATGGCGATTTGGATCAACGCCAACCTCAAAATCCCCTACATCCCCCTCCGCAACGATACCACCGTCACCGTCCACGTCGATTTCCTCGTGGAAGCCGACGGCCGCATCACCCACTTCACCATCCGCCAGCCCGGCTTCCGCAGCCTCGATAAAGCCGTTATCGACCTGTTCGTCATCATGCCCCTCTGGCGCCCTGCCTACCTGGCCGACCGCCCCATCCCCCTCCGCCTCCATCTCCCCCTCAACCTCCACCTCGGCAACACCCTCCGCAAACCCTACGACGTCCCCACCCCCGAAGTCAGCAACATGCCCACCTTCAACGGCGGCGGCAAAGCCCTCGCCTACCACATCCGCAAAAACCTCCGCTACCCCAAAGAAGCCCGCGCCGCAGGCATCTCCGGCATCATCACCGTCGAATTCACCGTGCTTTCCAACGGCGCCGTCGCCAACCCCTTCACCACCGGCGACGCCATTGGCTACGGCCTGGAAGAAGAAGCCATCCGCATCGTGGAAAAAATGCCCCGCTGGATCCCCGCCATCCTCGACGGCAAACCCGCCACCGCCAAACACAAAATCCTCATCCGCTTCGAACTCCCCCAGCCCGCCAACGAAAAAGGGGCCGGCAACAGCGTAAACTGA
- the rplB gene encoding 50S ribosomal protein L2, producing MALKKYKPITAGTRWKIGNAYAELTSDTPEKSLLAPAKRTGGRNAQGRRSMRYIGGGHKKQYRIVDFKRDKTGIPATVKTIEYDPNRTAFIALLSYADGEKRYIIAPQGLQVGATVNSGADVAPEVGNALPLKNMPLGTVVHNIELQPGKGGAIARSAGAYAQLSNKEEKYAVLKMPSGELRKVLNTCMATVGTVSNSDHGLQSIGKAGANRWRGIKPRNRGVAMNPVDHPMGGGEGKSSGGHPRSRTGKYAKGLKTRKSHKSSDKLIISRKNGKKL from the coding sequence ATGGCACTGAAAAAATACAAACCGATTACAGCCGGTACCCGTTGGAAAATTGGTAATGCTTATGCAGAGCTGACCTCCGACACGCCTGAAAAGAGCCTCCTGGCTCCGGCAAAGAGAACCGGCGGTAGAAACGCACAAGGCCGCAGATCCATGCGTTACATCGGCGGCGGGCACAAGAAACAATACCGTATCGTTGACTTCAAGCGCGATAAAACCGGTATTCCCGCAACAGTAAAAACGATCGAATACGATCCGAACCGTACCGCTTTCATCGCCCTGCTGAGCTATGCAGATGGTGAGAAACGTTACATCATCGCTCCCCAGGGCCTGCAGGTAGGCGCGACCGTGAACAGCGGTGCCGACGTAGCTCCTGAAGTAGGGAACGCATTGCCGCTGAAAAATATGCCCCTGGGTACCGTGGTTCACAACATTGAACTGCAGCCTGGTAAAGGTGGAGCCATTGCGCGTTCCGCCGGTGCATACGCGCAGCTGAGCAACAAGGAAGAAAAATATGCCGTATTGAAAATGCCCTCCGGCGAACTGCGCAAGGTACTGAATACCTGCATGGCAACCGTGGGTACCGTTTCCAACTCCGATCACGGTCTGCAATCCATCGGTAAGGCTGGTGCCAACCGCTGGAGAGGTATCAAACCCCGCAACCGTGGTGTAGCGATGAACCCCGTGGATCACCCGATGGGTGGTGGTGAAGGTAAGTCCTCCGGTGGCCATCCCCGTTCCAGAACTGGTAAATACGCCAAGGGTCTGAAAACGAGGAAGTCTCACAAGAGCTCCGACAAGCTGATCATCAGCCGCAAAAACGGTAAAAAACTTTAA
- the porV gene encoding type IX secretion system outer membrane channel protein PorV yields MKHLNTILLLAGLLAVRPLMAQKSAKQPLNVGAPFLMVNPDARSSATGGAVTGLEPDANAIYANAAKLPFAGEWGASVSYSPWMWDLLDKKTHMAYISGFKTWGGQQSLGAAVRYFNYGDVTFRDDNGTVLQQYKPREYSVDLAYGRKLGNLFALAVTGRYIRSELGNGTYNGQLQKPASAVAGDISLYSQGYADHIDGNNRYAWGISFTNIGTKLSYTDASDTKTFLPMNIRIGGGYTFVRTEDHKFTIAADVNKLLVPTPPTYKLDQDGMPTNEIEKGKDPDRSVVESIFTSFGDAPGDSGRRSASFLSQAASSTLTRATSLCGRDTSMKIPPKETASSSPPDSV; encoded by the coding sequence ATGAAGCATTTGAATACCATCCTCCTTCTGGCGGGATTGCTGGCGGTACGCCCGTTGATGGCACAGAAGTCAGCTAAGCAGCCGCTCAACGTAGGCGCCCCCTTCCTGATGGTCAACCCCGACGCCAGGAGCAGCGCCACCGGCGGGGCCGTCACCGGGCTGGAGCCCGATGCAAACGCCATCTACGCCAATGCCGCAAAGCTCCCCTTCGCGGGAGAATGGGGCGCAAGCGTGTCCTACTCCCCCTGGATGTGGGACCTCCTCGATAAAAAGACCCACATGGCCTATATCTCTGGTTTCAAAACATGGGGCGGACAGCAGAGTCTGGGCGCAGCCGTCCGTTATTTCAATTACGGTGACGTCACCTTCAGGGATGATAACGGAACCGTTCTCCAGCAGTACAAACCCAGGGAATACTCCGTGGACCTCGCCTATGGCAGAAAGCTCGGTAACCTTTTCGCCCTCGCCGTAACGGGCAGGTATATCCGCAGCGAGCTTGGCAACGGCACCTACAACGGGCAGCTGCAAAAGCCGGCCTCCGCAGTGGCAGGGGATATCAGCCTCTACTCCCAGGGATATGCCGACCATATCGACGGCAACAACCGGTATGCATGGGGCATCAGCTTTACCAATATCGGTACCAAGCTGTCCTATACCGACGCCAGCGACACCAAAACCTTCCTGCCCATGAACATCCGCATCGGCGGTGGCTACACCTTCGTGAGAACGGAAGACCATAAGTTCACCATCGCTGCGGACGTCAACAAACTCCTCGTCCCCACCCCGCCCACCTACAAACTCGACCAAGATGGCATGCCTACCAACGAGATCGAGAAAGGCAAGGATCCCGACCGCAGTGTCGTCGAATCCATCTTCACTTCGTTCGGCGATGCGCCGGGGGATTCAGGGAGGAGATCAGCGAGTTTTCTTTCGCAGGCGGCATCGAGTACGCTTACCAGAGCAACTTCTTTGTGCGGACGGGATACTTCTATGAAGATCCCGCCAAAGGAAACCGCCAGCAGTTCTCCACCGGATTCGGTGTAA
- the porV gene encoding type IX secretion system outer membrane channel protein PorV codes for MKHLNTILLLAGLLAVRPLMAQKSAKQPLNVGAPFLMVNPDARSSATGGAVTGLEPDANAIYANAAKLPFAGEWGASVSYSPWMWDLLDKKTHMAYISGFKTWGGQQSLGAAVRYFNYGDVTFRDDNGTVLQQYKPREYSVDLAYGRKLGNLFALAVTGRYIRSELGNGTYNGQLQKPASAVAGDISLYSQGYADHIDGNNRYAWGISFTNIGTKLSYTDASDTKTFLPMNIRIGGGYTFVRTEDHKFTIAADVNKLLVPTPPTYKLDQDGMPTNEIEKGKDPDRSVVESIFTSFGDAPGGFREEISEFSFAGGIEYAYQSNFFVRTGYFYEDPAKGNRQQFSTGFGVRVQGFQLDFAYLIPTGGSIRQRKSMNFTLMYTPFRDNR; via the coding sequence ATGAAGCATTTGAATACCATCCTCCTTCTGGCGGGATTGCTGGCGGTACGCCCGTTGATGGCACAGAAGTCAGCTAAGCAGCCGCTCAACGTAGGCGCCCCCTTCCTGATGGTCAACCCCGACGCCAGGAGCAGCGCCACTGGCGGGGCCGTCACCGGGCTGGAGCCCGATGCAAACGCCATCTACGCCAATGCCGCAAAGCTCCCCTTCGCGGGAGAATGGGGCGCAAGCGTGTCCTACTCACCCTGGATGTGGGACCTCCTCGATAAAAAGACCCACATGGCCTATATCTCTGGTTTCAAAACATGGGGCGGACAGCAGAGTCTGGGCGCAGCCGTCCGTTATTTCAATTACGGTGACGTCACCTTCAGGGATGATAACGGAACCGTTCTCCAGCAGTACAAACCCAGGGAATACTCCGTGGACCTCGCCTATGGCAGAAAGCTCGGTAACCTTTTCGCCCTCGCCGTAACGGGCAGGTATATCCGCAGCGAGCTTGGCAACGGCACCTACAACGGGCAGCTGCAAAAGCCGGCCTCCGCAGTGGCAGGGGATATCAGCCTCTACTCCCAGGGATATGCAGACCATATCGACGGCAACAACCGGTATGCATGGGGCATCAGCTTCACCAATATCGGTACCAAGCTGTCCTATACCGACGCCAGCGACACCAAAACCTTCCTGCCCATGAACATCCGCATCGGCGGTGGCTACACCTTCGTGAGAACGGAAGACCATAAGTTCACCATCGCTGCGGACGTCAACAAACTCCTCGTCCCCACCCCGCCCACCTACAAACTCGACCAAGATGGCATGCCTACCAACGAGATCGAGAAAGGCAAGGATCCCGACCGCAGTGTCGTCGAATCCATCTTCACTTCGTTCGGCGATGCGCCGGGGGGATTCAGGGAGGAGATCAGCGAGTTTTCTTTCGCAGGCGGCATCGAGTACGCTTACCAGAGCAACTTCTTTGTGCGGACGGGATACTTCTATGAAGATCCCGCCAAAGGAAACCGCCAGCAGTTCTCCACCGGATTCGGTGTGCGCGTGCAGGGCTTCCAGCTCGACTTCGCCTACCTCATCCCCACCGGCGGCAGCATCCGGCAGCGGAAGAGCATGAACTTCACGCTCATGTATACACCCTTCAGGGATAACAGATAA